A window of Selenomonas ruminantium subsp. lactilytica TAM6421 contains these coding sequences:
- the queC gene encoding 7-cyano-7-deazaguanine synthase QueC, producing MAKEKAVVLLSGGLDSCTCMAVAKEAGYEVYPISFNYHQRHSIELEGAKKIADFYKVPKHLIIETNMEAIGGSALTDSHIDVPEGDVDRKDVPVTYVPARNLIFLSYAMGYAEVVGATHVYIGVNSVDYSGYPDCRPEFIQKFQALADYATTATAVNGTKIKIETPLQDLSKKEIVQLGSKLGAPLQFTHSCYKGGEKACGVCDSCKLRLQGFAEAGVEDPVEYETRN from the coding sequence ATGGCAAAAGAAAAAGCAGTGGTACTGCTGTCCGGTGGTCTGGACAGTTGTACCTGCATGGCTGTGGCCAAAGAAGCAGGCTATGAGGTCTATCCCATCAGCTTCAACTATCATCAGCGTCATAGCATTGAACTGGAAGGCGCAAAGAAAATCGCTGATTTCTACAAGGTGCCCAAGCATCTGATCATCGAGACCAATATGGAAGCCATCGGCGGCTCCGCCCTGACGGACAGCCATATCGATGTACCCGAGGGGGATGTGGATCGGAAGGACGTACCTGTTACCTATGTGCCGGCCCGCAATCTGATCTTCCTGTCCTATGCCATGGGCTATGCGGAAGTAGTGGGGGCCACCCATGTCTATATCGGCGTGAACTCCGTGGATTACTCCGGCTATCCTGACTGCCGTCCGGAATTCATCCAGAAATTCCAGGCATTGGCGGATTATGCCACCACGGCTACGGCAGTCAATGGCACGAAAATCAAGATCGAAACGCCGCTGCAGGATCTGTCCAAGAAGGAAATCGTGCAGCTGGGATCCAAGCTCGGCGCACCCCTGCAGTTCACCCATAGCTGCTACAAGGGCGGCGAGAAGGCCTGCGGTGTCTGTGACAGCTGCAAACTGCGCCTGCAGGGCTTTGCCGAAGCCGGCGTGGAAGATCCTGTAGAGTATGAAACGAGGAACTAA
- the cbiE gene encoding precorrin-6y C5,15-methyltransferase (decarboxylating) subunit CbiE gives MDKQNKIIVVGIGPGNPDYIVPKGLKTIQGAKYLVGGKRALADFAQAGQDTCAITADIPGVMAFIRDRLPKADVVAMVSGDPGYYSLLDALRREFAPEQIEVIPGISSMQYAFAKIALPWHDATLASFHGRVPQPEAIEYKPGKILGMLTDSQHNSHTIPQILLEHGWPADARLYICSRLSYPDEAIYTCTMQDAAAKPLVTHGIIIAHE, from the coding sequence ATGGACAAGCAGAATAAGATTATCGTGGTGGGCATTGGCCCCGGCAATCCCGACTATATCGTGCCCAAAGGGCTCAAAACGATTCAGGGTGCCAAGTACCTTGTGGGGGGGAAACGTGCCTTGGCAGACTTTGCCCAGGCCGGGCAGGATACCTGCGCCATAACTGCCGATATTCCAGGTGTGATGGCCTTTATCCGCGACAGGCTGCCAAAGGCGGATGTGGTGGCTATGGTCTCCGGCGATCCGGGCTATTATTCCCTGTTGGATGCCCTGCGTCGGGAATTTGCGCCGGAGCAGATCGAGGTGATCCCCGGCATCAGCTCCATGCAATATGCCTTTGCCAAGATCGCTCTGCCCTGGCATGATGCCACGCTGGCAAGTTTCCATGGCCGAGTGCCGCAACCGGAGGCTATTGAATATAAGCCCGGAAAAATTCTGGGCATGCTTACCGACAGCCAGCATAATTCCCATACGATACCGCAGATTTTGCTGGAACATGGTTGGCCTGCGGATGCAAGGCTCTATATATGTAGCCGCCTGTCATATCCGGATGAGGCAATCTACACCTGCACCATGCAGGATGCTGCTGCAAAACCGCTTGTTACCCACGGAATCATTATCGCACATGAATAA
- a CDS encoding tyrosine-protein phosphatase, with amino-acid sequence MQIDLHAHILFDIDGDDGSRSKEMSLDMLRMAAASGVKEIFATPHVNRRGVVPRWEDIKARTQTLQEAAVQENIPIQIHAGAEVELNYSTLRFLPKGGRDYCLNESPYILVELTEQSEPDQTESMLFELMLREYQPILAHPERYARIMHHPERVLDWMQRGILTQCNIGSFAGDFGEACQQRAEALLQNRMICFLGSDAHRTDWRSPETKHAQKALAKRDGGEDLLQESADNARALLAGGMIYPDLPDSWQKEKKGFWGRLFGR; translated from the coding sequence TTGCAAATAGATTTGCACGCACATATTCTTTTCGATATTGACGGGGATGATGGTTCCCGTTCGAAGGAAATGTCATTGGATATGCTTCGGATGGCAGCAGCATCAGGGGTGAAAGAGATTTTTGCGACGCCACATGTCAATCGCCGTGGGGTTGTGCCCCGTTGGGAAGACATTAAGGCTCGTACGCAGACGCTGCAGGAAGCAGCGGTTCAGGAGAACATTCCCATACAAATCCATGCTGGGGCTGAGGTGGAACTCAACTACAGCACCTTGCGCTTCCTGCCGAAGGGTGGCCGTGACTACTGTCTGAATGAGTCTCCTTATATACTGGTAGAGCTTACGGAGCAGAGCGAGCCGGATCAGACCGAGTCCATGCTGTTTGAGCTGATGCTTCGCGAGTATCAGCCTATTTTGGCGCATCCGGAACGGTATGCACGCATTATGCACCATCCGGAACGAGTGCTGGATTGGATGCAGCGGGGCATATTGACACAGTGCAATATCGGCAGTTTTGCCGGGGATTTCGGCGAAGCCTGTCAGCAAAGGGCAGAAGCATTGCTGCAAAATCGGATGATCTGCTTCCTGGGCTCGGATGCCCACCGTACAGACTGGCGTTCGCCGGAAACGAAGCATGCCCAGAAGGCGCTGGCGAAGCGTGACGGCGGGGAAGACTTATTACAGGAGTCCGCAGACAATGCCCGGGCTTTGCTGGCAGGCGGTATGATTTACCCGGACTTGCCTGACAGCTGGCAAAAAGAGAAAAAGGGATTTTGGGGACGGTTGTTTGGCCGTTGA
- the folE2 gene encoding GTP cyclohydrolase FolE2 → MQDVQNRKDQRGIAIQKVGIKEAHLPFLIKTKEGGYQQVLARVRFTVALPSQYKGTHMSRFLEILMPWSKKPLAEPEMEAMLAEALERLEAHAAEVELSFKYFVDKTAPVSGKTSVLDLDCCFTGRKEKGKPMEFQLGVEVPFTSLCPCSKEISSYGAHNQRSVARIQLRFKDGYDCIYIEDLAELVEKQGSSPIYPLLKREDEKFVTEAAYENPKFVEDILRDTVLALREIEGLGWFSVECENYESIHNHSAYAAHEEEL, encoded by the coding sequence ATGCAGGACGTACAGAATCGCAAGGATCAGCGGGGGATTGCCATCCAGAAGGTGGGCATCAAGGAAGCCCATCTGCCGTTCCTGATCAAGACCAAGGAGGGCGGCTACCAGCAGGTGCTGGCCCGGGTGCGCTTTACGGTAGCGCTGCCCAGTCAGTACAAGGGCACCCATATGAGCCGTTTCCTGGAAATCCTGATGCCCTGGAGCAAAAAGCCGCTGGCTGAACCAGAGATGGAGGCCATGCTGGCGGAGGCCCTGGAGCGCCTTGAGGCCCATGCGGCAGAAGTGGAGCTGTCCTTCAAGTATTTCGTGGACAAGACAGCTCCGGTCAGCGGCAAGACTTCCGTATTGGACTTGGATTGCTGCTTTACAGGCCGCAAGGAAAAGGGCAAGCCCATGGAATTCCAGCTGGGGGTGGAGGTGCCCTTTACTTCCCTGTGCCCCTGCAGCAAGGAGATTTCCAGCTACGGTGCCCATAATCAGCGCTCCGTGGCCCGCATCCAGCTGCGCTTCAAGGATGGTTATGACTGCATCTATATTGAGGATCTGGCGGAGCTCGTGGAAAAGCAAGGCTCTTCGCCCATCTATCCGTTGCTGAAGCGCGAGGATGAGAAATTTGTCACGGAAGCGGCCTATGAGAATCCCAAATTCGTCGAAGATATCCTGCGGGATACGGTGCTGGCCTTGCGGGAAATCGAAGGTCTGGGCTGGTTCTCGGTGGAATGCGAGAATTACGAGTCCATTCATAACCACAGTGCCTATGCGGCGCATGAGGAAGAACTATAA
- the cbiD gene encoding cobalt-precorrin-5B (C(1))-methyltransferase CbiD, producing MSDTLRSGYTTGACAAAGVKAALLYEQGNEWDMIELRALDGTELIIPVKNITKENDALTAEVVKFSGDDPDITNGVSVFTTIRHLPAEKKEIIFKAGKGIGTVTKPGLSVPVGEPSINPGPRQLIRNAVADVLGTDKIPLEVTISIPAGVELAKQTLNPILGVEGGISVIGTTGVLRPMSEEGFKNSLVPQIDVAKAAGYEDLIFVPGKIGERLAKEWQLPEAAMVQTSNFIGFMLEAAQKREIKRVLLFGHIGKLIKVAAGCFYTHNRIADGRLETMAAYAAAAGLDTAGVQQILSANTTEDALTVLAKAGLQAKVCQTLAQRASLRAQRYLFQKMQVGTVMVTLTGELLGMDDMAREICQNLGGF from the coding sequence ATGTCAGATACGTTAAGAAGTGGTTATACGACTGGTGCTTGTGCGGCAGCTGGTGTTAAGGCCGCCTTGCTCTATGAACAGGGAAATGAATGGGATATGATTGAACTCCGTGCTTTAGATGGCACGGAGCTTATTATACCCGTAAAAAATATTACCAAGGAAAATGATGCCCTGACTGCCGAAGTCGTAAAATTCTCTGGTGATGATCCCGATATCACCAATGGCGTCTCGGTCTTCACCACGATCCGCCATCTGCCCGCAGAAAAAAAAGAAATCATCTTCAAGGCTGGCAAGGGCATTGGCACGGTAACCAAGCCCGGCCTTTCTGTGCCCGTGGGGGAGCCTTCCATCAATCCTGGCCCCCGGCAGCTGATTCGCAATGCCGTGGCCGATGTGTTGGGCACGGATAAAATCCCCTTGGAGGTTACGATTTCCATTCCTGCCGGCGTGGAGCTGGCCAAACAAACCTTGAATCCTATTTTAGGAGTGGAGGGTGGAATTTCCGTGATTGGCACGACAGGGGTATTGCGCCCCATGTCCGAAGAGGGCTTCAAGAATTCGCTGGTACCCCAGATCGATGTGGCCAAAGCCGCAGGCTATGAGGATCTGATCTTCGTGCCCGGCAAGATCGGTGAGCGACTGGCCAAGGAATGGCAGCTGCCGGAAGCAGCTATGGTGCAGACAAGCAACTTTATCGGCTTCATGCTGGAAGCGGCGCAGAAGCGGGAAATCAAACGGGTTCTGCTCTTTGGCCATATCGGCAAGCTCATCAAAGTGGCGGCGGGCTGTTTCTACACCCATAACCGCATTGCCGATGGGCGGCTGGAGACCATGGCGGCCTATGCCGCTGCTGCAGGGCTGGATACCGCGGGCGTACAGCAGATCCTCAGCGCCAATACCACGGAAGACGCGCTGACCGTGCTGGCAAAGGCCGGGCTGCAGGCGAAGGTCTGTCAGACTCTGGCTCAGCGGGCCAGTCTCCGCGCTCAACGCTATCTGTTCCAGAAGATGCAGGTGGGCACGGTGATGGTGACTTTAACAGGAGAACTGCTGGGCATGGATGATATGGCCCGGGAAATTTGTCAGAATTTAGGAGGCTTCTGA
- a CDS encoding IS607 family transposase has protein sequence MEYYTINKFAKIIGVTPQTLRNWDRSGKLHPHHTSSNGYRYYSEDQLNAVTGIQTASKKVIGYCRVSSPKQKDDLERQVENLRTYLYAQGQPFEIIIDVGSGINYKKKGLQDLIRRIESNQAEKVVILYKDRLLRFGFELIETIAAIHGCKIEIVDTTQKSEQQELVEDLVQIITVFSCKLQGKRAHKAKKMIQELVSGDSDDKVGQDTAVAEQQTEN, from the coding sequence TTGGAATACTATACTATCAACAAGTTTGCTAAAATCATCGGAGTCACTCCGCAAACCCTGAGAAATTGGGACAGGAGCGGAAAACTCCATCCTCATCACACTTCGTCAAATGGCTACAGATATTACTCAGAAGACCAATTAAATGCTGTGACGGGCATTCAAACGGCTTCTAAAAAAGTTATCGGCTATTGCAGAGTATCAAGTCCCAAGCAAAAAGATGACCTTGAGCGACAGGTAGAAAATCTGAGAACATATCTATACGCACAGGGGCAGCCCTTTGAAATAATCATTGACGTTGGTTCTGGAATCAATTACAAGAAGAAGGGTTTACAAGACCTTATTCGCAGAATTGAATCTAATCAGGCCGAGAAGGTAGTTATCCTTTATAAGGACAGGCTTTTACGCTTTGGTTTTGAGCTTATCGAAACGATTGCCGCTATACATGGCTGCAAGATAGAAATAGTCGATACTACTCAAAAGAGCGAGCAACAAGAACTTGTCGAGGACTTGGTGCAAATAATTACAGTGTTTAGCTGTAAGCTCCAAGGAAAACGGGCACACAAGGCGAAGAAGATGATTCAGGAATTAGTGAGTGGTGATTCAGATGATAAAGTCGGTCAGGATACGGCTGTTGCCGAACAACAAACAGAAAACTAA
- the pknB gene encoding Stk1 family PASTA domain-containing Ser/Thr kinase, with amino-acid sequence MNQRVLDNRYELQELIGGGGMADVYRAKDLLLDRLVAVKILHEQFKRDTEFIRKFHKEAQAAAKLTHPNIVNIFDVGVMGDDHYIVMEYVPGSTLKDRIKQEGHLSVADALHVAKDIASALSHAHANNLVHCDIKPHNILMMPDGSAKVADFGIARAVTESTMTYTGNVVGSVHYFSPEQAKGTMITPRSDVYALGVVMYEMLTGQLPFTGETPVSIAMKHLQEQPRSVRQLEPSIPPVVEAIVSRAMQKDANMRPSSSELVQDISQAQQMLSGFSAGAAAVDPYATQVLPRVQEPVRPARQERYREPVYDEDDGEEKSIFKSKKFIAGLVMVLLMGFFVGAFMSFGKFWSTAEVEVPDVTGKQMTLAKQILEDKHLRVKVDEEFSADVPAGMVISQNPEAGAKVKEERLVTIKVSKGGENIEMPDVRGLKKADAVAKIEKMGLKVGRVSERTSDEEEAGVVIASDPRAGTRVTKGETVDLVISKGKKEKKSSGVPDVTGLPLESAQKALTSAGFKVGSVERKASKQAAGTVISQSPGGGAEALEGESIHLVVAEAGKVEEEDKGSKNKKKDSAKQEPAVPKPNEAAKSH; translated from the coding sequence ATGAACCAGCGTGTCTTGGATAATCGATACGAATTACAGGAACTCATTGGCGGCGGTGGCATGGCCGATGTATATAGAGCAAAGGATTTGCTGCTTGATCGTCTCGTGGCGGTGAAGATCCTCCACGAGCAGTTCAAACGGGATACGGAGTTTATCCGGAAATTCCATAAGGAGGCCCAGGCGGCGGCTAAACTCACCCATCCCAATATCGTCAATATCTTCGATGTCGGGGTGATGGGGGATGACCACTACATCGTCATGGAATATGTGCCGGGCAGTACGCTGAAGGATCGCATCAAACAGGAAGGTCATCTGAGTGTGGCCGATGCTCTGCATGTGGCCAAAGATATTGCCAGTGCGCTATCCCATGCTCATGCCAACAATCTGGTGCATTGTGATATCAAGCCCCATAATATCCTGATGATGCCGGATGGCAGTGCGAAAGTCGCGGACTTTGGCATTGCCCGGGCGGTGACGGAATCCACCATGACCTATACGGGCAATGTGGTGGGCTCTGTACACTACTTCTCGCCGGAACAGGCCAAGGGCACGATGATTACCCCCCGCTCCGATGTCTATGCTCTGGGCGTGGTCATGTATGAGATGCTGACCGGTCAGCTGCCCTTTACGGGCGAAACGCCGGTGAGCATTGCCATGAAGCATCTGCAGGAACAGCCCCGCTCCGTGCGCCAGCTGGAACCCTCCATACCGCCTGTGGTGGAGGCCATTGTTTCCCGGGCCATGCAGAAGGATGCCAATATGCGTCCCAGCAGCAGTGAGCTCGTGCAGGATATCAGCCAGGCCCAGCAGATGCTGAGCGGTTTCAGTGCCGGAGCGGCTGCCGTCGATCCCTATGCTACCCAGGTTCTGCCCCGGGTGCAGGAACCGGTACGGCCTGCGCGGCAGGAGCGCTATCGTGAGCCGGTCTATGATGAAGACGACGGCGAGGAGAAATCCATCTTCAAGTCCAAGAAATTCATCGCCGGCCTTGTGATGGTTCTGTTGATGGGCTTCTTTGTGGGGGCTTTCATGAGCTTTGGTAAGTTCTGGAGCACGGCGGAAGTGGAAGTGCCGGATGTCACGGGCAAGCAGATGACCTTGGCCAAACAGATCCTCGAGGACAAGCATCTGCGCGTCAAGGTGGATGAAGAATTCAGCGCGGATGTCCCCGCCGGCATGGTGATTTCCCAGAATCCCGAGGCAGGCGCGAAGGTCAAGGAAGAACGCCTGGTGACCATCAAGGTCAGCAAGGGCGGTGAAAATATCGAGATGCCCGATGTGCGCGGCCTCAAGAAGGCCGATGCCGTTGCCAAGATTGAAAAGATGGGCCTGAAGGTAGGCCGCGTCTCTGAACGTACTTCCGATGAGGAAGAGGCCGGCGTGGTCATCGCCTCGGATCCGCGGGCCGGTACCCGGGTGACCAAGGGCGAGACAGTAGATCTGGTGATCAGCAAGGGCAAAAAAGAGAAGAAATCCTCCGGAGTGCCGGATGTGACCGGACTGCCACTGGAATCTGCCCAGAAGGCCTTGACCAGTGCAGGCTTCAAGGTCGGCAGCGTGGAAAGGAAGGCCAGCAAGCAGGCGGCGGGCACGGTTATCAGCCAGAGCCCCGGCGGCGGTGCGGAAGCTTTGGAAGGTGAATCCATCCATCTGGTTGTAGCCGAAGCCGGCAAGGTCGAAGAGGAAGACAAGGGCAGCAAGAACAAGAAAAAGGACAGCGCAAAGCAGGAACCTGCTGTGCCGAAACCAAATGAAGCTGCCAAGAGCCATTAA
- a CDS encoding RNA-guided endonuclease InsQ/TnpB family protein: MIKSVRIRLLPNNKQKTKLFQFAGASRFAYNWALDKQMENFREGRKLQSDYDLRKEFTVLRNSGEYLWLLGISNNVTKQAIKDLCIAYKNFFRKQKQPGYVKYSPKKLDHLVRIGRKPTVYDMNGHPKFRSKKNGDFRFYQDNVKIQFTNTHVKLESIAGSKKKNRQRLNWIRLAEKGRIPVGMKYTQPRITFDGENWWLGIGFVVKYKLKPMRGLKFVRKHSKRSYTEGVGIDLGIKDLAIISDSTVVKNINKSHTIRKLKKKRHRLQRQVSRKYQMNKKGERYCKTSNLIKSEKRLLRINHRLADIRANHVHQATRIIINRKPRFICLEDLNVQGMMKNKHLSEKVQEQNFYEFRRQIEYKAHWARIPVVIADRWFPSSKTCVECGYINKDLKLSDRTYVCPVCGNVIDRDFQASLNLKHYGETELSKSAS, from the coding sequence ATGATAAAGTCGGTCAGGATACGGCTGTTGCCGAACAACAAACAGAAAACTAAACTGTTTCAGTTTGCGGGAGCTTCGAGGTTTGCCTATAATTGGGCTTTAGATAAGCAAATGGAGAATTTCAGGGAGGGCAGAAAACTTCAAAGTGATTATGACCTTCGCAAAGAATTCACTGTTCTGCGTAATTCTGGAGAATACTTGTGGCTTCTAGGTATATCCAACAATGTCACTAAGCAGGCTATCAAGGATTTGTGTATAGCATATAAGAACTTCTTTCGTAAACAGAAACAGCCTGGATATGTCAAGTATAGCCCTAAAAAATTGGATCATCTTGTTCGTATTGGCAGGAAACCAACAGTCTACGATATGAACGGGCACCCTAAGTTTCGCAGCAAAAAGAATGGTGACTTTCGTTTCTATCAGGACAATGTAAAGATACAGTTCACCAATACGCATGTCAAACTGGAGAGTATTGCGGGCAGCAAGAAAAAGAACCGTCAACGGCTCAACTGGATAAGGCTTGCCGAAAAGGGCAGAATTCCTGTTGGTATGAAATACACCCAACCGCGAATAACTTTTGACGGTGAAAACTGGTGGCTGGGAATTGGCTTTGTAGTCAAGTATAAGCTAAAGCCAATGCGAGGACTGAAATTTGTCCGCAAACACTCAAAACGCTCCTACACTGAGGGTGTAGGCATTGATTTAGGTATAAAGGATTTAGCGATAATCTCGGACTCTACAGTAGTCAAAAATATCAATAAGTCCCATACAATAAGGAAACTCAAAAAGAAACGACACAGGTTGCAACGTCAGGTATCGCGAAAATACCAAATGAACAAGAAAGGAGAGCGTTACTGCAAAACAAGCAACCTTATAAAAAGCGAAAAACGACTTTTACGAATCAACCACAGGCTGGCTGACATCAGAGCCAATCATGTACATCAGGCGACGAGAATAATTATAAACCGAAAGCCAAGGTTTATATGCCTTGAAGACCTGAATGTGCAGGGCATGATGAAGAATAAGCACCTGTCTGAAAAAGTTCAGGAACAGAATTTTTATGAATTCCGCAGGCAGATTGAATACAAGGCACATTGGGCAAGAATTCCCGTGGTTATTGCTGACCGCTGGTTTCCAAGCTCCAAGACTTGCGTCGAATGCGGATATATAAATAAAGACCTGAAGCTGTCAGACAGGACATATGTCTGTCCTGTCTGTGGCAATGTGATAGACCGTGACTTTCAAGCATCTTTGAATCTCAAACACTATGGAGAAACGGAGCTATCCAAATCTGCAAGCTGA
- the rpe gene encoding ribulose-phosphate 3-epimerase, producing the protein MIKIAPSILSADFAHLADEVKKVTDAGAECIHIDVMDGSFVPNITLGSLVVKSLRPTSKAVFDVHLMVEHPENQIEAFAEAGADIITFHWEAARHHHRIIQQIKAAGCKAGIALNPGTSLAMIEEILPDVDMVLIMTVNPGFGGQKFIESQLEKIHMLYHTIKDMGFACDIEVDGGINAETSKLVQEAGANVLVAGSAVYGADDVAAAIKAIRG; encoded by the coding sequence ATGATCAAGATAGCACCCTCAATTCTGTCAGCTGATTTTGCTCATCTGGCAGATGAAGTTAAAAAAGTCACCGATGCCGGTGCTGAATGCATCCATATCGACGTGATGGACGGCAGCTTCGTGCCTAACATTACGCTGGGGTCGCTGGTGGTAAAATCCCTGCGTCCTACCAGCAAGGCCGTTTTCGATGTGCATCTGATGGTGGAGCATCCGGAAAACCAGATTGAGGCCTTTGCCGAAGCTGGCGCCGATATCATCACCTTCCATTGGGAGGCTGCCCGTCATCATCACCGCATCATCCAGCAGATCAAGGCTGCCGGCTGCAAGGCTGGTATCGCTCTGAATCCCGGCACGTCCCTGGCCATGATCGAAGAAATACTGCCCGATGTGGACATGGTACTGATCATGACGGTAAATCCGGGCTTTGGCGGCCAGAAATTCATCGAATCCCAGCTCGAGAAAATCCATATGCTCTACCATACCATCAAGGATATGGGCTTTGCATGTGATATCGAAGTGGACGGCGGCATCAATGCGGAAACCAGCAAGCTGGTGCAGGAAGCCGGTGCCAATGTGCTGGTCGCCGGTTCCGCTGTCTATGGTGCGGACGATGTGGCTGCTGCCATCAAGGCTATTCGTGGTTGA
- a CDS encoding lysylphosphatidylglycerol synthase transmembrane domain-containing protein, producing the protein MSKVYKRFIGLILLVVIISSIVIYTTVDINTLKNLDRFQSWSIALAVLAVGLGLFFDGSRLMHMVKISNEKITLYQAVQVVFGNYFLALLTPGATGGAVAQLMFLRHAGVPTGKATVLVIVRTLLSIFFLVLCMPLIFLHDNGIVPGISNHTLMAITLTAFVVIIAIVVGARQGTLDYFVIRFTRHLHNDRRRKIFAFYRDTKCAIGLLSKSPWKMLWVFMESGLNLLCIYAIVPCLMLGLGVTDADWYTIMGRMIFLNMLLYFTPTPGGSGVAEGGFVYLFSESVPAGTVGIIAVCWRLIAEYIPFLIGLYYTLTVFGRDFLSRQLNK; encoded by the coding sequence ATGAGTAAAGTTTACAAACGGTTTATCGGTTTGATCCTGCTGGTGGTCATTATCTCCAGCATTGTCATCTATACCACCGTTGATATAAATACCTTGAAAAATCTAGATCGATTTCAGTCCTGGTCTATTGCTCTGGCCGTGCTGGCCGTGGGGCTGGGGCTGTTCTTTGACGGCAGCCGCCTGATGCATATGGTCAAGATTTCCAATGAGAAGATCACCCTGTATCAGGCTGTGCAGGTGGTGTTCGGCAATTATTTCCTGGCCCTGCTTACACCCGGTGCTACCGGAGGGGCCGTGGCCCAGCTGATGTTCCTGCGCCATGCAGGAGTGCCTACAGGGAAAGCTACCGTATTGGTTATTGTGCGTACATTGCTTTCCATCTTCTTTTTGGTGCTCTGTATGCCGCTGATATTCCTGCACGACAATGGCATCGTGCCGGGCATATCTAATCATACCCTGATGGCGATTACCCTGACAGCCTTTGTGGTGATCATCGCCATTGTGGTGGGGGCGCGGCAGGGGACGCTGGATTACTTCGTGATCCGCTTCACCCGCCATCTGCATAATGACAGGCGCCGCAAGATCTTTGCTTTTTACCGGGATACAAAATGTGCCATCGGTTTGTTGTCCAAGTCGCCCTGGAAAATGCTCTGGGTATTTATGGAGTCAGGGCTGAATCTTCTGTGCATCTACGCCATTGTGCCCTGTCTGATGCTAGGACTGGGTGTAACGGACGCCGATTGGTATACGATCATGGGGCGCATGATCTTCCTGAACATGCTGCTCTATTTCACGCCGACGCCAGGCGGTTCCGGCGTGGCCGAAGGCGGCTTTGTCTACCTGTTCAGCGAATCCGTCCCCGCCGGCACCGTCGGCATCATCGCCGTCTGTTGGCGCCTGATTGCCGAATACATCCCATTCCTGATTGGCCTGTACTACACACTGACAGTCTTCGGCCGCGACTTCCTGAGTAGGCAGTTGAACAAATAG
- the rsgA gene encoding ribosome small subunit-dependent GTPase A codes for MDREEGRIIKAYNSFFYVQTDQELVTCKLRGKFKKTRKSQGVVTGDKVMISRLPDGTGVVEEQLPRESLLRRPAVANVTQVVLTFAAAQPDLHPLLLNRFLVLAEWSGLPHIVICVNKADLYEGDMADFLSLYEQAGYKVLRVSAQEKQGMEELRQVLAGETTVFAGPSGVGKSSLLNVIDESLELATGHVSDKIKRGRHTTRVAELLPYEGGFIVDTPGFSAMELGEIPLADLAHYFPEFRPYLGKCRFAPCSHTHEPDCGIKEALAAGEISQERYDAYLTIYKEIQEAQQLKRKKEYK; via the coding sequence ATGGATAGAGAGGAAGGCCGCATTATCAAGGCCTACAACAGCTTCTTCTATGTACAGACGGATCAGGAACTTGTGACCTGCAAATTGCGGGGCAAGTTCAAGAAGACGCGGAAGAGCCAGGGCGTGGTGACGGGGGATAAGGTTATGATCAGCCGCCTGCCTGATGGCACTGGGGTAGTGGAAGAACAGCTGCCCCGGGAAAGCCTGCTCAGGCGTCCTGCCGTGGCCAATGTCACCCAGGTCGTCCTGACCTTTGCCGCAGCCCAGCCGGATTTGCATCCGTTGCTGCTGAACCGCTTTCTGGTATTGGCGGAGTGGTCCGGTTTGCCTCATATCGTCATCTGTGTGAACAAGGCTGATCTGTATGAAGGCGATATGGCAGATTTCCTCAGCCTGTACGAACAGGCTGGTTACAAAGTCCTGCGGGTATCCGCTCAGGAAAAGCAGGGGATGGAAGAACTGCGGCAGGTTTTGGCCGGGGAAACGACGGTCTTTGCCGGTCCCTCCGGTGTGGGCAAGTCCTCCCTGCTGAACGTCATCGATGAATCGCTGGAACTGGCGACAGGCCATGTCAGCGATAAGATCAAGCGCGGCAGGCATACCACCCGGGTGGCAGAGCTTCTGCCTTATGAAGGCGGCTTTATCGTCGATACCCCGGGATTCAGTGCCATGGAGCTGGGGGAGATACCCCTGGCGGATCTGGCCCATTATTTCCCCGAGTTCCGACCTTATTTAGGGAAGTGCCGCTTTGCTCCCTGCAGCCATACCCATGAGCCGGACTGCGGCATCAAGGAGGCATTGGCTGCCGGTGAGATTTCCCAGGAACGTTACGATGCTTACCTGACCATCTATAAGGAAATTCAGGAAGCGCAGCAATTGAAACGAAAGAAGGAATATAAATGA